The Gopherus evgoodei ecotype Sinaloan lineage chromosome 8, rGopEvg1_v1.p, whole genome shotgun sequence genome includes a region encoding these proteins:
- the PCDH1 gene encoding protocadherin-1 isoform X2, with protein sequence MFFGEPAGGAELSRSRQGMEKPEMQRTRRSSLPTPVQCRMTWLAAYLGLWLVLQLPTLGAGTRVVYKVQEEQPPNTLIGSLAADYGFPDVGHLYKLEVGAPYLRVDGKTGDIYTTETSIDRESLRECQSQLPGELCFLEFEVSITDLMMNSSPRLLEGQIEVLDINDNTPNFASPVITLAIPENTNIGALFPIPLAMDRDAGTNGVASYELLAGPEAQELFGLQVAEDQDEKQPQLIVMGNLDREQWDSYDLTIKVQDGGSPPRASSALLRITILDMNDNTPKFEKALYEAELSENSPMGHSVLQVKANDSDQGANAEIDYSFHQATDMVRRLLRLDRTTGLITVQGPIDREDVNILKFSVLAKDKGANPKSARTQVVVTIKDMNDNAPSIEIRGIGLVTHQDGMANISEDVPVETAVALVQVSDRDEGENAVVTCVVAGDVPFQLRQASDTGSDSKKKYFLQTTTPLDYEAVKEYTIEIVAVDSGNPPLSSTNSLKVQVMDVNDNAPVFSQSLTEVAFPENNALDDLVVEVSASDADSGSNAKLVYSLDMDPSSKGFFSIDPDSGEIRVKTVLDREQRERYEFLVVAADKGSPSLKGTASVAINVMDRNDNDPKFMLSSYNFSVMENMPPLSPVGMVTVIDADKGDNARIQLSVEQDNGDFVIQNGTGTILSSISFDREQQSTYTFRLKAVDGGDPPRSAYVGVTINVLDENDNAPFITSPSNASYKHILPHTSPGQQVSKVKAEDIDSGVNAELTYRIMGGNPFELFQISPQSGDITLEKEILRKHHGLHRLVVRVNDRGKPSRHGTALVHFYVNETLANRTLLETLLGHSLDTPLDIDIAGDPEYERSKQRSNILFGVIAGIVAVTLVIVLVVLVRYCRQREAKSGYQAGKKETKDLYAPKQGNKSSKSKSKVKKSKSPKPPKPADDEEETGLQKSLKFNLMNDSVSDSPRIHLPLNYPPGSPDLGRHYRSNSPLPSIQLQPQSPSASKKHQVVQDLPATNTFVGTGDNNSTGSEQYSDYSYRTNPQKYTNKQLPHRRVTFSAANQAQDLQDPSQHSYYDSGLEESETPSSKSSSGPRIGPLALPEDHYERTTPDGSIGEIEHPENESPERNRL encoded by the exons ATGTTTTTTGGGGAACCAGCCGGAGGCGCAGAGCTGAGCCGGTCCCGGCAGGGGATGGAGAAGCCGGAGATGCAGCGCACACGGCGCTCTTCGCTGCCAA CCCCTGTCCAATGCAGGATGACATGGCTGGCAGCCTACCTGGGCCTGTGGCTTGTCCTGCAGCTCCCCACCTTGGGCGCTGGGACACGTGTGGTCTACAAAGTGCAGGAGGAACAGCCACCCAACACACTCattgggagcttggctgctgactACGGCTTTCCTGACGTGGGGCACCTCTATAAGCTGGAAGTGGGGGCCCCCTACCTGCGTGTGGATGGCAAGACAGGGGACATTTACACCACGGAGACTTCCATTGACCGGGAGAGCCTGCGGGAGTGTCAGAGCCAGCTCCCAGGGGAACTCTGCTTCCTGGAGTTCGAGGTGTCCATCACGGACCTGATGATGAACAGCAGCCCACGCCTGCTAGAAGGGCAGATTGAGGTGCTGGACATCAATGACAACACGCCCAACTTCGCCTCGCCTGTCATCACACTGGCCATTCCTGAGAACACCAACATTGGGGcactcttccccatccccctggCCATGGACCGCGATGCAGGCACCAACGGGGTCGCCTCCTATGAGCTCCTGGCCGGGCCCGAGGCGCAGGAGCTCTTTGGCCTGCAGGTGGCTGAGGATCAGGATGAGAAGCAGCCGCAGCTGATTGTCATGGGGAACCTGGACCGGGAGCAGTGGGACTCCTATGACCTGACCATCAAGGTGCAGGATGGAGGCAGCCCACCGCGGGCGAGCAGCGCTCTGCTGCGTATCACCATCCTGGACATGAATGACAACACCCCCAAGTTCGAGAAGGCCCTGTACGAGGCAGAGCTCTCAGAGAACAGCCCCATGGGGCACTCCGTCCTCCAG gTGAAAGCCAATGACTCAGATCAGGGTGCCAACGCCGAGATTGACTACTCCTTCCACCAGGCGACGGACATGGTGCGCCGCCTGCTGCGCCTGGACAGGACCACGGGCCTCATCACTGTGCAGGGGCCCATTGACCGGGAGGATGTCAATATCCTCAAGTTCTCTGTCCTGGCCAAGGACAAGGGGGCCAATCCCAAGAGTGCCCGCACCCAGGTAGTGGTGACTATCAAGGACATGAATGACAATGCCCCCTCCATTGAAATCCGGGGTATTGGCCTTGTCACCCATCAGGATGGCATGGCCAACATCTCCGAGGACGTGCCCGTGGAGACGGCCGTGGCTCTGGTACAGGTGTCTGACCGGGATGAGGGTGAGAACGCTGTGGTCACCTGTGTGGTTGCTGGCGATGTCCCATTCCAGCTGAGACAGGCCAGCGATACGGGCAGTGACAGCAAGAAGAAGTACTTCTTGCAGACCACTACGCCGCTGGACTACGAGGCGGTGAAGGAGTACACCATTGAGATTGTGGCTGTGGACTCGGGGAACCCGCCCCTCTCCAGCACTAACTCCCTCAAGGTGCAGGTGATGGATGTGAACGACAATGCTCCAGTCTTCAGCCAAAGCCTCACCGAGGTGGCCTTCCCCGAGAACAATGCCCTTGATGACCTGGTGGTGGAGGTGAGTGCCAGTGACGCTGACAGTGGATCCAATGCCAAGCTGGTTTACTCCCTGGACATGGACCCCTCCTCCAAGGGCTTCTTCTCCATTGACCCTGACTCAGGCGAGATCCGAGTGAAGACGGTGCTGGACCGGGAGCAAAGGGAGCGCTACGAGTTCCTAGTTGTGGCAGCTGACAAGGGCAGCCCCAGTCTCAAGGGCACGGCATCTGTGGCCATCAATGTCATGGACAGGAATGACAACGACCCCAAGTTTATGCTGAGCAGCTACAACTTCTCAGTGATGGAGAACATGCCTCCCCTGAGCCCGGTGGGCATGGTGACGGTGATTGACGCTGACAAGGGCGACAACGCCCGAATCCAGCTGTCAGTGGAGCAGGACAATGGGGACTTTGTCATCCAGAATGGCACTGGCACCATACTGTCCAGCATCTCCTTTGACCGGGAGCAGCAGAGCACGTACACCTTTCGGCTCAAAGCTGTGGATGGCGGGGACCCTCCTAGATCCGCCTACGTGGGGGTGACCATCAACGTGCTGGATGAGAACGACAATGCCCCTTTCATCACCTCCCCTTCCAATGCCTCTTACAAGCACATCctgccccacaccagccccgGGCAGCAGGTCAGCAAGGTCAAGGCTGAGGACATTGACTCGGGGGTCAATGCAGAGCTGACCTACAGAATCATGGGAGGCAACCCCTTCGAGCTGTTCCAGATCTCACCGCAGAGTGGGGACATCACGCTGGAGAAGGAGATCCTGCGCAAGCACCATGGCCTGCACCGCCTGGTGGTGCGTGTTAACGACAGGGGCAAGCCCTCGCGCCATGGCACCGCGCTGGTGCACTTCTACGTCAATGAGACCCTGGCCAATCGCACGCTGCTCGAGACCCTGCTGGGACACAGCCTGGACACGCCACTGGACATCGACATCGCTGGGGACCCCGAGTATGAGCGCAGCAAGCAGCGCAGCAACATCCTCTTCGGTGTCATCGCCGGCATCGTGGCCGTCACCCTGGTCATTGTGCTGGTGGTGCTGGTGCGCTACTGCCGGCAGAGGGAGGCCAAGAGCGGCTACCAGGCGGGCAAGAAGGAGACCAAGGACCTGTATGCCCCCAAGCAGGGCAACAAGAGCAGCAAGAGCAAGAGCAAAGTGAAGAAGAGCAAGTCCCCTAAGCCGCCCAAACCGGCCGATGACGAGGAGGAGACTGGGCTGCAGAAGTCCCTCAAGTTCAACCTCATGAATGACTCCGTCAGTGACAGCCCCCGCATCCACCTGCCTCTCAACTACCCGCCTGGGAGCCCGGACCTGGGGCGCCACTACCGCTCCAACTCCCCTCTGCCCTCcatccagctgcagccccagtcaCCCTCTGCCTCTAAGAAGCACCAGGTGGTGCAGGACCTGCCTGCCACTAACACCTTTGTGGGCACTGGGGACAACAACTCGACGGGCTCTGAGCAGTACTCTGACTACAGCTACCGCACCAACCCCCAGAAATACACCAACAAGCAG